In Candidatus Nitronauta litoralis, one DNA window encodes the following:
- the fusA gene encoding elongation factor G: MKSYNAEHIRNVGLIGHGGSGKTSTAEAVLYIAGVSDRLGKVGDNSSVMDFDPDEIKRGNSTNASLATFEFQKHKINLIDTPGTNNFVGDTVGCVRVVDGAVVVIAADTGVQFYTEKTWKWANDQGIPRILFINKMDSEESQVDSILEVVRKKFSIKPVLLDLPVGSGDGFKGIVDLVEQKYFEYEKGGKGVGKVTAIPDDLADEVETARMELVESVAEADDELIEIYLETGELSEEEFLKGLKGGIASGNLVPVLLGAALHNIGVDRLMNAMVEYIPSPDKRNAQLATQVESGETTEISPDASGPFTAQVFKTIADPYAGKLTLFRVFSGKLTGDSSVYNTNHEANERVGQLMSLQGKKQVQLPEVVAGDIACVAKLKVTGTGDSLGPDAKGAVKFEDIPFPNAVLARGMVPKTRADEEKISNALNRLCEEDPTIKVERDAQTHELIVSGMGAVHLDVILERLKRRFGVEVDVKPPKVPYLETIRKSTKVQGKYKKQTGGRGQYGDCWLEIGPLAKGAGFQFENKIVGGAIPKTYIPAVEKGVQEAMAGGVVAHYPMVDIRVAVYDGSYHDVDSSEMAFKIAGSMGFKKGVLDCKPILLEPVMLLNVVVPSESMGDIIGDLNSKRGKVLGVEADEDTQNIRAHVPMASLLNYAPELRAITGGRGEFEMEFDHYDDVPEHIASKIIEEAQSKKVESKE; the protein is encoded by the coding sequence ATGAAATCTTACAATGCGGAGCATATCAGGAACGTCGGATTAATCGGGCATGGTGGATCAGGGAAGACTTCTACCGCCGAAGCTGTTTTGTATATTGCCGGGGTGTCCGACCGGCTGGGTAAAGTTGGAGACAACTCCTCCGTCATGGACTTTGATCCTGACGAAATCAAACGCGGTAATTCAACAAACGCCTCCCTTGCAACATTTGAATTTCAAAAACATAAAATCAATCTGATCGACACTCCCGGAACCAATAATTTCGTAGGGGATACCGTGGGGTGTGTTCGAGTGGTTGACGGTGCCGTCGTGGTGATTGCTGCAGATACGGGGGTTCAGTTTTACACTGAGAAAACATGGAAATGGGCGAATGACCAGGGAATACCCAGGATTCTGTTTATTAACAAGATGGATTCCGAGGAGTCCCAGGTCGATAGTATCCTGGAAGTGGTTCGAAAAAAATTTTCAATCAAACCGGTATTGCTGGACCTCCCAGTGGGCAGCGGCGATGGGTTCAAGGGTATTGTGGACCTGGTAGAACAAAAATACTTTGAATATGAAAAAGGCGGTAAAGGGGTTGGAAAAGTGACCGCCATACCTGATGACCTGGCAGACGAGGTGGAAACGGCGCGGATGGAGTTGGTTGAATCTGTCGCCGAAGCTGATGATGAGCTCATCGAAATTTATCTCGAAACGGGTGAGCTTTCCGAAGAAGAATTTTTAAAGGGGCTAAAGGGTGGAATAGCGAGTGGGAACCTTGTACCGGTTTTGCTGGGAGCCGCTCTTCACAATATCGGTGTCGATCGATTGATGAATGCTATGGTCGAATACATTCCTTCCCCGGATAAACGGAATGCTCAATTGGCAACCCAAGTGGAAAGCGGAGAAACAACAGAAATTTCTCCTGACGCTTCGGGGCCTTTCACCGCTCAGGTTTTTAAAACCATTGCTGACCCCTACGCAGGTAAGTTGACGTTGTTTCGGGTTTTTTCTGGTAAGCTGACAGGAGATTCGTCTGTTTATAATACGAATCATGAAGCCAATGAGCGAGTGGGGCAACTCATGTCGCTCCAGGGCAAAAAACAGGTCCAATTACCTGAAGTGGTTGCAGGGGATATTGCCTGCGTGGCAAAATTAAAAGTGACCGGTACTGGTGATTCGCTGGGTCCCGATGCTAAAGGGGCAGTAAAATTCGAAGACATACCCTTTCCCAACGCAGTTCTAGCTCGTGGTATGGTCCCCAAAACCCGTGCCGATGAAGAAAAAATAAGTAATGCCCTGAACCGCCTTTGTGAAGAGGACCCGACTATAAAAGTAGAAAGGGATGCCCAGACGCACGAATTAATAGTTTCCGGTATGGGCGCAGTCCATTTAGATGTTATTCTGGAAAGGCTGAAGCGACGCTTTGGAGTGGAAGTAGATGTTAAGCCACCGAAGGTACCGTATCTGGAAACGATCAGAAAGAGCACAAAGGTACAGGGAAAGTATAAAAAGCAGACCGGGGGTAGAGGCCAATACGGAGATTGCTGGTTGGAGATCGGGCCGCTTGCAAAGGGCGCTGGTTTTCAATTCGAAAACAAGATTGTTGGTGGTGCGATCCCTAAAACCTATATTCCGGCTGTGGAAAAGGGAGTGCAGGAAGCCATGGCAGGAGGCGTGGTCGCTCATTACCCGATGGTGGACATCAGGGTTGCGGTTTATGATGGTTCTTACCATGATGTCGACTCATCTGAAATGGCTTTTAAGATCGCGGGATCGATGGGCTTCAAAAAAGGTGTGTTGGATTGCAAACCGATCCTGCTTGAGCCTGTAATGCTCTTGAATGTCGTTGTGCCGAGTGAATCTATGGGCGATATCATTGGTGACCTCAACTCAAAACGTGGGAAGGTGTTGGGTGTTGAAGCTGATGAAGATACACAGAATATCCGGGCACACGTTCCGATGGCTTCTTTATTAAACTATGCTCCCGAATTACGGGCGATCACCGGAGGGCGTGGCGAGTTTGAAATGGAATTCGACCACTACGATGATGTTCCTGAACACATTGCCTCTAAAATTATTGAAGAAGCTCAATCGAAAAAAGTTGAAAGTAAGGAGTAA